A window from Methanobrevibacter ruminantium encodes these proteins:
- a CDS encoding HEAT repeat domain-containing protein, whose translation MVGNLSIEEAIEALKDEDVATRKSAIASLEKVNDESIIDHLIQATKDENAQVRFKAAEILGNMGDVAVDKLIEEFANAEGKDKRFLAFALKETEDAKVIPYFVESLDDEDFGVRKVAVRALGELQAEDELDSIAKCLEDEDWGVKLAAVQALGDLGSDESIKLIKQARKNEDDKDFKKSCNKAIKKAEKRKKAKASGKAIVKVIPMSTIKEMEAANLKKAIKEYERYVESKQPKDAPYKRLCVLYRKENDYDNEVRVLETACEVFADTEKKLAYFEKRLAKLK comes from the coding sequence AAGAAGCTATTGAAGCATTGAAGGATGAAGATGTAGCGACTAGAAAATCAGCTATAGCAAGTTTGGAAAAGGTGAATGATGAATCTATTATCGATCATTTGATTCAAGCTACTAAAGATGAAAATGCTCAAGTGCGTTTTAAAGCTGCAGAAATCTTAGGTAATATGGGAGATGTGGCTGTAGATAAATTGATTGAAGAGTTTGCAAATGCAGAAGGAAAGGATAAACGATTTTTAGCGTTTGCGCTTAAGGAAACTGAAGATGCAAAGGTAATTCCTTATTTCGTAGAATCCCTTGATGATGAGGATTTCGGTGTTAGAAAAGTTGCTGTAAGGGCTTTAGGTGAACTTCAAGCTGAAGATGAATTGGATAGCATTGCAAAATGTCTTGAAGATGAGGATTGGGGTGTAAAGTTAGCTGCAGTTCAAGCTTTAGGAGATTTAGGAAGTGATGAATCCATTAAGCTCATCAAACAGGCAAGAAAGAATGAGGATGACAAGGACTTCAAGAAATCCTGTAATAAGGCAATTAAAAAAGCTGAAAAAAGGAAAAAGGCAAAGGCCTCTGGAAAAGCTATTGTTAAAGTCATTCCTATGAGCACCATTAAGGAAATGGAAGCGGCAAATCTTAAAAAGGCAATTAAGGAATATGAAAGGTATGTTGAATCAAAACAGCCAAAAGATGCTCCATATAAAAGATTATGTGTTCTCTATAGAAAGGAAAATGATTATGACAATGAAGTAAGAGTCTTGGAAACAGCATGTGAAGTGTTTGCTGATACTGAGAAAAAATTAGCTTACTTTGAAAAGAGATTAGCAAAATTAAAATAA
- a CDS encoding carbon-nitrogen hydrolase family protein → MNSIKIALCQMNVVDNKEKNIEKAIQMIKESKEQGADLAVLPEMFNCPYENEKFIEYAEELENSQTLKEIAKIAKEENIHVLAGSIPELERDDENETESIYNTAVFFDNDGKQLGKHRKMHLFDIDVKGKIYFKESDTLSAGNEFTIIKTDSARFGIGICYDIRFVELSRIMALNGVEILIFPGAFNLTTGPTHWELLFRSRALDNQVYAIGVAPALDENASYNSYGHSIAVNPWGEVIEELDYSEELKIVVIDLDEIKRIREEIPVLKNRRTDLYEIKKK, encoded by the coding sequence ATGAATTCAATCAAAATAGCTCTTTGTCAAATGAATGTGGTGGACAATAAGGAAAAGAATATAGAAAAAGCCATTCAAATGATTAAGGAATCAAAAGAGCAAGGAGCAGATTTGGCTGTTCTTCCTGAAATGTTTAACTGCCCATATGAAAATGAGAAATTCATAGAATATGCTGAAGAACTGGAGAATAGTCAAACCTTAAAGGAAATAGCTAAGATTGCAAAAGAAGAGAACATTCATGTTTTGGCAGGATCCATACCTGAACTTGAAAGAGATGATGAAAATGAAACAGAATCAATATACAACACTGCAGTTTTCTTTGACAATGATGGGAAACAATTAGGAAAGCATAGGAAAATGCACCTATTTGACATTGATGTTAAAGGAAAAATCTATTTCAAGGAATCAGACACATTAAGTGCAGGAAATGAATTCACAATTATAAAGACAGATTCGGCAAGATTTGGAATCGGAATCTGCTATGACATAAGATTTGTGGAGCTGTCAAGAATCATGGCATTGAATGGTGTTGAAATACTAATTTTCCCAGGGGCTTTCAATTTGACAACAGGCCCTACACATTGGGAACTCTTATTTAGATCAAGAGCATTGGACAATCAAGTTTATGCAATTGGAGTTGCACCAGCACTTGATGAGAATGCAAGCTATAACTCATATGGACATTCCATAGCAGTAAATCCATGGGGAGAAGTGATTGAAGAATTGGATTACAGTGAAGAATTAAAAATCGTTGTAATAGATTTGGATGAAATAAAAAGGATAAGAGAAGAGATTCCTGTTTTAAAGAACAGAAGAACTGATTTATACGAAATAAAGAAAAAATAG